The Lycium barbarum isolate Lr01 chromosome 10, ASM1917538v2, whole genome shotgun sequence genome includes a region encoding these proteins:
- the LOC132616062 gene encoding peroxidase 11-like yields MASNHSLNSRIIILECLVLVLSICLISSLYGISDPHLNLDYYKSTCPSVLEIVRKEMECACLSDPRNAALILRLHFHDCFVQGCDGSVLLEDTVTLQGEKKAANNKNALKGFRIIDRIKNRLESECPEVVSCADILTIAARDAVLLVGGPYWDVPLGRKDSIEAGYALADINLPTADEGLLSIISKFISQGLSVTDMVALSGSHTIGKARCVNFKKRIYGDFPMTTSLNPISQSYLKNLKSLCPPIGTESDNNETDMDYVTPNLFDNSYYHVLLRGEGLINSDQQLYSSFLGIQTKKLVEKYAADPIAFFEQFAESMVKLGNITNPKTYVNGEVRKTCRFVNT; encoded by the exons ATGGCTTCTAATCATTCTCTTAATTCGAGAATTATAATTTTGGAATGCTTGGTTTTGGTACTCAGCATATGTTTAATTAGCAGCTTGTATGGAATTAGTGATCCACACTTAAATTTGGATTACTACAAATCAACTTGTCCTTCTGTGCTAGAAATTGTGAGGAAAGAAATGGAATGTGCCTGTCTTTCTGATCCTCGTAATGCTGCTTTGATATTGAGATTACATTTCCATGACTGCTTTGTTCAG GGTTGTGATGGTTCGGTACTATTGGAAGATACAGTGACTTTACAAGGAGAAAAGAAAGCAGCCAACAACAAGAATGCATTGAAAGGATTCAGAATTATTGATAGAATTAAAAATAGGCTTGAATCAGAGTGCCCTGAAGTTGTTTCTTGTGCTGATATTCTTACTATAGCTGCCAGAGATGCTGTTCTTCTC GTTGGAGGACCTTATTGGGATGTTCCATTAGGCAGAAAGGACTCAATAGAGGCAGGATATGCCTTAGCTGACATAAATCTACCAACTGCTGATGAAGGCCTTCTTTCTATTATTTCTAAGTTTATCTCACAAGGACTTTCTGTCACTGATATGGTTGCTCTTTCTG GCTCGCACACAATTGGGAAGGCTCGTTGTGTGAATTTCAAGAAGAGAATTTATGGTGATTTCCCAATGACAACTTCATTAAATCCAATTTCTCAATCATACCTCAAAAATTTGAAATCACTATGCCCTCCTATTGGAACTGAATCAGACAACAATGAAACAGACATGGACTATGTCACACCCAATTTATTTGACAATTCTTATTACCATGTCTTGCTTAGAGGAGAGGGACTCATCAATTCTGACCAACAACTTTATTCAAGTTTCCTAGGAATTCAAACAAAGAAACTTGTTGAGAAATATGCTGCAGATCCGATTGCGTTTTTTGAGCAATTCGCGGAGTCTATGGTGAAACTAGGGAACATTACGAATCCCAAGACTTATGTGAATGGTGAAGTCAGGAAGACCTGCAGATTCGTGAACACATAA